Proteins from a genomic interval of Oharaeibacter diazotrophicus:
- a CDS encoding DinB family protein: MSTALLAALARNNAFANRRIGAALARLSAAEFAAARTGFFPSLFETANHVLEVDLYYLDALEGGGRGRAVFDDFRPHHDPVVLAAAQGEADRRLVAFCDGLGEADLARRVPTDRGPGRIVPERVDALLLHLFQHQIHHRGQLHAMLAGTAVAPPQLDEWLLDHDAEARLADEADLGLSGGVPPVAAAPEGPSPVRAR, encoded by the coding sequence ATGAGCACCGCCCTCCTCGCCGCCCTCGCCCGCAACAACGCCTTCGCCAACCGGCGAATCGGCGCCGCCCTGGCGCGCCTCTCCGCGGCGGAGTTCGCGGCGGCGCGGACCGGCTTCTTCCCGTCGCTGTTCGAGACGGCGAACCACGTGCTCGAGGTCGACCTCTACTATCTCGACGCCCTCGAGGGCGGCGGGCGCGGGCGGGCGGTGTTCGACGACTTCCGGCCCCACCACGACCCGGTCGTGCTCGCCGCCGCGCAAGGCGAGGCCGACCGGCGGCTGGTCGCCTTCTGCGACGGCCTCGGCGAGGCCGACCTCGCCCGCCGCGTGCCGACCGACCGCGGCCCCGGCCGGATCGTGCCGGAGCGGGTCGACGCGCTGCTGCTCCACCTCTTCCAGCACCAGATCCACCACCGCGGCCAGCTGCACGCGATGCTGGCCGGCACGGCGGTGGCCCCGCCCCAGCTCGACGAGTGGCTGCTCGACCACGACGCGGAGGCCCGCCTGGCGGACGAGGCCGACCTCGGCCTCTCCGGCGGCGTGCCCCCGGTCGCGGCGGCCCCGGAGGGCCCGTCTCCCGTCAGGGCGCGGTGA
- a CDS encoding TIGR00730 family Rossman fold protein: MSDDPDNTAQKNSPSYRLAALDPDFILSDALRGARFMLEYEKVELALRAWGVRSTIVVFGSARIAEDGPGGHARWYAEARAFGRIASERGGALAPVDGVRDNVVATGGGPGIMAAANRGARDAGAPTIGFNVTLPHEQQPNPWTTPELTFRFHYFTMRKMHFSMRANALVVFPGGFGTFDELFEVLTLGQTNKGTRLPVVLVDRDYWTSVIRFEELVRHGMIRADDVELFRFAEDAEEIWRVLVELKLGTHRRFDKAVAVWR, from the coding sequence ATGTCCGACGACCCGGACAACACCGCCCAGAAGAACTCCCCCTCCTACCGGCTCGCCGCGCTCGACCCGGATTTCATCCTGTCGGACGCCCTGCGCGGCGCCCGCTTCATGCTGGAGTACGAGAAGGTCGAGCTGGCGCTGCGCGCCTGGGGCGTGCGCTCGACCATCGTGGTGTTCGGCTCGGCCAGGATCGCCGAGGACGGCCCGGGCGGCCACGCCCGCTGGTACGCCGAGGCGCGCGCCTTCGGCCGGATCGCCTCCGAGCGCGGCGGCGCGCTCGCCCCCGTCGACGGCGTGCGCGACAACGTCGTCGCCACCGGCGGCGGGCCCGGCATCATGGCGGCGGCCAACCGCGGCGCCCGCGACGCCGGTGCGCCGACCATCGGCTTCAACGTCACCCTGCCGCACGAGCAGCAGCCGAACCCCTGGACGACGCCGGAGCTGACCTTCCGCTTCCACTACTTCACCATGCGCAAGATGCATTTTTCCATGCGCGCCAACGCCTTGGTGGTGTTCCCCGGCGGCTTCGGCACCTTCGACGAATTGTTCGAGGTGCTGACCCTCGGCCAGACCAACAAGGGCACCCGCCTGCCGGTCGTCCTGGTCGACCGCGACTACTGGACCTCGGTGATCCGCTTCGAGGAACTGGTCCGCCACGGCATGATCCGGGCCGACGACGTCGAGCTGTTCCGCTTCGCCGAGGACGCCGAGGAGATCTGGCGGGTGCTGGTCGAACTGAAGCTCGGCACCCACCGCCGCTTCGACAAGGCGGTCGCGGTCTGGCGCTGA
- a CDS encoding MBL fold metallo-hydrolase has protein sequence MPGSDPVLHVHGAAGTVTGSCFLVETARARVLVDCGMFQGSKTEKELNYRPFPFDPATLDAVVLTHAHIDHAGLIPKLVLAGYRGPVHATPATVDLASIMLPDSGHIQEVEVEQLNRRNARRGRDPVAPIYRAEDAEAALTQFRGLACGHWQTVADGVRVRLWNAGHLLGSASVEMEVEAGGGRRRLLFSGDLGPDHKLLQHDPEAPAGFDYVICESTYGDTDRPETSPEKRRRALRTVVREAIRPSGALLIPSFAVERTQELLVDLTHLMEAGEIPVVPLVIDSPLATRASRVFAAHAGEIEDGATLTRAMAARNVRFTESVEQSKALDLLHDFHIVIAASGMCEAGRIRHRLKNWLWREEATVLLVGYQAEGTLGRILENGAATVRIQGEEIKVRARIRSTDLYSGHADGPELARWVAARAPIAAGLFLVHGEGPALAGLAARVEGTVPAARVHVPTIDAAYALGEHAARPLGGAAAAPARIDPRASGRQDWHNELSRLMLDVRDKVGEAADERARAAVLRRIRRALEEG, from the coding sequence ATGCCCGGTTCCGATCCCGTCCTCCACGTCCACGGCGCCGCCGGCACGGTGACCGGCTCGTGCTTCCTGGTGGAGACGGCGCGCGCCCGCGTCCTCGTCGATTGCGGCATGTTCCAGGGCTCGAAGACGGAGAAGGAGCTGAACTACCGGCCGTTCCCGTTCGATCCGGCGACGCTCGACGCGGTGGTGCTGACCCACGCCCACATCGACCATGCCGGGCTGATTCCGAAGCTGGTGCTGGCCGGCTACCGCGGCCCGGTCCACGCGACGCCCGCCACGGTGGACCTCGCCTCGATCATGCTGCCGGACTCCGGCCACATCCAGGAGGTCGAGGTCGAGCAGCTCAACCGCCGCAACGCCCGCCGCGGCCGCGACCCGGTCGCGCCGATCTACCGCGCCGAGGATGCCGAGGCGGCCCTGACCCAATTCCGCGGCCTCGCCTGTGGACACTGGCAGACCGTCGCCGACGGTGTCCGGGTGCGGCTGTGGAACGCCGGCCATCTGCTCGGCTCGGCGTCGGTGGAGATGGAGGTCGAGGCCGGAGGCGGCCGGCGCCGGCTGCTGTTCTCCGGCGACCTCGGCCCCGACCACAAGCTGCTGCAGCACGACCCCGAGGCGCCCGCCGGCTTCGACTACGTGATCTGCGAATCCACCTACGGCGACACCGACCGCCCGGAGACCTCGCCGGAGAAGCGCCGCCGCGCGCTGCGCACCGTCGTCCGCGAGGCGATCCGGCCGTCGGGCGCGCTGCTGATCCCGTCCTTCGCGGTGGAACGGACCCAAGAGCTGCTGGTCGACCTCACCCACCTGATGGAGGCCGGCGAGATCCCGGTCGTGCCGCTGGTGATCGACAGCCCGCTCGCCACTCGCGCCTCGCGGGTGTTCGCGGCCCACGCCGGCGAGATCGAGGACGGCGCGACGCTGACCCGGGCGATGGCCGCGCGCAACGTGCGCTTCACCGAGAGCGTCGAGCAGTCGAAGGCGCTCGACCTCCTGCACGACTTCCACATCGTGATCGCGGCGAGCGGCATGTGCGAGGCCGGACGGATCCGGCACCGGCTGAAGAATTGGCTGTGGCGCGAGGAGGCCACCGTGCTGCTGGTCGGCTACCAGGCCGAGGGCACGCTGGGGCGCATCCTCGAGAACGGCGCGGCGACCGTCAGGATCCAGGGCGAGGAGATCAAGGTCCGCGCCCGGATCCGCTCGACGGACCTCTATTCCGGCCACGCCGACGGCCCGGAGCTCGCGCGCTGGGTCGCGGCGCGGGCGCCGATCGCCGCCGGCCTGTTCCTGGTGCACGGCGAGGGGCCGGCGCTCGCCGGCCTCGCGGCCCGCGTCGAAGGGACCGTTCCCGCCGCGCGCGTTCACGTCCCGACGATCGACGCGGCCTACGCCCTCGGCGAGCACGCCGCCCGCCCGCTCGGCGGCGCGGCGGCGGCACCCGCCCGGATCGACCCGCGGGCGAGCGGCCGGCAGGACTGGCACAACGAGCTCAGCCGGCTGATGCTCGACGTCCGGGACAAGGTCGGCGAAGCCGCCGACGAGCGCGCCCGCGCCGCGGTGCTGCGGCGGATCCGCCGCGCGCTCGAGGAGGGGTGA
- a CDS encoding mechanosensitive ion channel family protein encodes MNGPFSAAELDRLADLALAWTLAFVPRLVVALLIFAIGVALANWAGRGVLALLRRSGHVDATVQPVVASVVRYALVVLVAVWALGQLGVQTASLLAVLGAAGLAVGLALQGTLTNIAAGIMLLWLRPFRIGDYVEVATAPIAGTVREIGLFACRLETVDGVTVFAPNQTLWNTALRNYAGGDGRLVAVEVALPKEADAAAARAAISSGLEGVEGISDRPLPDVFVDGLTGDGLVLTVRVYALPGSVGALMRTLPAAIRAALDACEDETLHPLRVVRTAPSAADPSRLMR; translated from the coding sequence GTGAACGGCCCCTTCTCCGCCGCCGAACTCGACCGTCTCGCCGACCTCGCGCTCGCCTGGACGCTGGCCTTCGTGCCCCGGCTCGTGGTCGCTCTCCTGATCTTCGCGATCGGCGTCGCCCTCGCCAACTGGGCGGGCCGGGGCGTGCTCGCCCTCTTGCGCCGCTCCGGCCACGTCGACGCCACCGTGCAGCCCGTCGTCGCCTCGGTGGTACGCTATGCGCTGGTGGTGCTGGTGGCGGTGTGGGCGCTCGGCCAGCTCGGGGTGCAGACCGCCTCGCTGCTCGCCGTGCTCGGCGCCGCCGGCCTCGCCGTCGGCCTCGCCCTCCAGGGCACGCTCACCAACATCGCCGCCGGCATCATGCTGCTCTGGCTGCGGCCGTTCCGGATCGGGGACTACGTCGAGGTCGCCACCGCGCCGATCGCGGGCACCGTCCGCGAGATCGGCCTGTTCGCCTGCCGGCTCGAGACCGTCGACGGCGTCACCGTGTTCGCGCCGAACCAGACGCTCTGGAACACGGCGCTGCGCAACTACGCCGGCGGCGACGGCCGCCTCGTCGCCGTCGAGGTCGCGCTGCCGAAGGAAGCCGACGCCGCGGCGGCACGGGCGGCGATCTCCTCGGGCCTCGAGGGTGTCGAGGGCATCTCCGACCGGCCGCTGCCCGACGTCTTCGTCGACGGCCTCACCGGCGACGGCCTCGTGCTCACGGTCAGGGTCTACGCGCTGCCGGGATCCGTCGGCGCGCTGATGCGCACCCTGCCGGCGGCGATCCGCGCCGCGCTCGACGCCTGCGAGGACGAGACGCTCCACCCGCTGCGGGTCGTCCGCACCGCGCCCTCGGCGGCCGACCCGAGCCGGCTGATGCGCTGA
- the mutS gene encoding DNA mismatch repair protein MutS produces MNEIAPIEESAGEAGYVTPVMAQYVEIKAANPDCLLFYRMGDFYELFFEDAETASRALGITLTKRGKHLGQDIPMAGVPVHAADDYLQRLIALGHRVAVCEQLEDPAEARKRGSKAVVRRDVVRLVTPGTLTEETLLDARRSNFLAAVARQRGSEGATDRFALAWIDMSTGAFRLAETAAAGLPALLARVEPKELLVPDNLFDEDELRRTWKASGAAVAPVPRAFFDGATAHDRLAAYYGVRALDGFGAFSRLELSAAAAVVAYVEKTQVGGRPPLDPPARDAEGGVMAIDAATRANLELVRTLSGERRGSLLAAVDRTVTGAGARLLAERIAAPLTDTAAIRDRLDTIDLLVAETGLRTTLRSALARAPDMARAFTRLSLDRGGPRDLAAIAAGLEVADRLAAALAPHGHGGVEIAAIVDGLAGAPHALGERIADALADELPLLKRDGGFVRGGFRADLDEARALREDSRQVIAALQATYAETTEIRALKIRHNGVLGYFVEVPPAHGPAMMSDPLARTFIHRQTLANCVRFSTTELGQLEGRIASAAERALAIELSVFSDLLAAVVEAGEGIKVAAATLATLDVAAALAELADAEGWVRPRVDDSLAFDVEAGRHPVVEQVLKEEGASFVANDARLGGEDAGRLWLVTGPNMAGKSTFLRQNALIAVLAQAGCFVPARQARIGVVDRLFSRVGAADDLARGRSTFMVEMIETAAILNQAGPRAFVVLDEIGRGTATFDGLSIAWATIEHLHEVNRARALFATHYHELTALAERLPRIVNATVKVKEWKGDVVFLHEIVPGAADRSYGIQVAKLAGLPPAVVERARAVLAELERTDGGKAAAILDDLPLFSAARRRAPAPAAAPDPAETELLAALDALAPDDLTPREAIDALYRLKSLRARARRD; encoded by the coding sequence ATGAACGAGATCGCGCCCATCGAGGAGAGCGCCGGCGAGGCCGGTTACGTCACGCCGGTGATGGCGCAGTACGTCGAGATCAAGGCCGCCAATCCGGACTGCCTGCTGTTCTACCGGATGGGCGACTTCTACGAGCTGTTCTTCGAGGACGCCGAGACCGCCTCGCGCGCCCTCGGCATCACGCTCACCAAGCGCGGCAAGCACCTCGGTCAGGACATCCCGATGGCCGGCGTGCCGGTGCACGCCGCCGACGACTACCTGCAGCGCCTGATCGCCCTCGGCCACCGCGTCGCCGTCTGCGAGCAGCTCGAGGATCCCGCCGAGGCGAGGAAGCGCGGCTCGAAGGCGGTGGTGCGGCGCGACGTCGTCCGCCTCGTCACCCCCGGCACGCTCACCGAGGAGACCCTCCTCGACGCCCGCCGCTCCAACTTCCTCGCCGCCGTCGCCCGCCAGCGCGGATCGGAGGGCGCGACCGACCGTTTCGCGCTCGCCTGGATCGACATGTCCACCGGCGCCTTCCGCCTCGCCGAGACCGCCGCCGCCGGACTGCCGGCGCTGCTCGCCCGGGTCGAGCCGAAGGAACTGCTCGTCCCCGACAACCTCTTCGACGAGGACGAGCTCCGCCGCACCTGGAAGGCCTCCGGCGCCGCCGTCGCCCCCGTGCCGCGCGCCTTCTTCGACGGCGCCACCGCCCACGACCGCCTCGCCGCCTATTACGGCGTCCGCGCCCTCGACGGCTTCGGCGCCTTCTCGCGGCTGGAGCTGTCGGCGGCCGCCGCCGTGGTCGCCTACGTGGAGAAGACCCAGGTCGGCGGCCGGCCGCCGCTCGACCCGCCCGCCCGCGACGCCGAGGGCGGCGTCATGGCGATCGACGCGGCGACCCGCGCCAACCTCGAACTGGTGCGCACTCTCTCCGGCGAGCGCCGCGGCAGCCTGCTCGCCGCCGTCGACCGCACCGTCACCGGTGCCGGCGCCCGCCTCCTCGCCGAACGCATCGCCGCCCCGCTCACCGACACCGCGGCGATCCGCGACCGGCTCGACACCATCGACCTCCTGGTCGCCGAGACCGGGCTGCGCACCACGCTGCGCTCGGCGCTCGCCCGCGCCCCGGACATGGCGCGCGCCTTCACGCGCCTCTCGCTCGACCGCGGCGGCCCGCGCGACCTCGCCGCCATCGCCGCCGGCCTCGAGGTCGCCGACCGGCTCGCCGCGGCGCTGGCCCCGCACGGCCACGGCGGCGTCGAGATCGCCGCGATCGTGGACGGGCTCGCCGGCGCCCCGCACGCGCTCGGCGAGCGCATCGCCGACGCCCTCGCCGACGAGCTGCCGCTCTTGAAGCGCGACGGCGGCTTCGTGCGCGGCGGCTTCCGCGCCGACCTCGACGAGGCCCGGGCGCTGAGGGAGGACAGCCGGCAGGTCATCGCGGCGCTGCAGGCGACCTATGCCGAGACGACCGAGATCCGCGCCCTCAAGATCCGCCACAACGGCGTGCTCGGTTATTTCGTCGAGGTGCCGCCGGCCCACGGCCCGGCGATGATGTCCGACCCGCTCGCGCGCACCTTCATCCACCGCCAGACGCTCGCCAACTGCGTGCGCTTCTCCACCACCGAGCTCGGCCAGCTCGAGGGCCGGATCGCGTCGGCGGCGGAGCGCGCGCTCGCGATCGAACTCTCGGTCTTCTCCGACCTCCTCGCCGCCGTGGTCGAGGCCGGCGAGGGCATCAAGGTGGCAGCCGCGACGCTCGCCACCCTCGACGTCGCCGCCGCCCTCGCCGAACTCGCCGACGCCGAGGGCTGGGTCCGCCCGCGCGTCGACGACAGCCTCGCCTTCGACGTCGAGGCCGGCCGCCACCCGGTGGTCGAGCAGGTGCTGAAGGAGGAGGGCGCGAGCTTCGTCGCCAACGACGCCCGCCTCGGCGGCGAGGACGCCGGCCGGCTCTGGCTCGTCACCGGCCCGAACATGGCGGGCAAGTCGACGTTCCTGCGCCAGAACGCCCTGATCGCGGTGCTGGCCCAGGCCGGATGCTTCGTGCCGGCCCGGCAGGCCCGGATCGGCGTGGTCGACCGCCTGTTCAGCCGCGTCGGCGCCGCCGACGACCTCGCGCGCGGCCGCTCCACCTTCATGGTCGAGATGATCGAGACCGCGGCGATCCTCAACCAGGCCGGCCCGCGCGCCTTCGTGGTGCTCGACGAGATCGGCCGCGGCACCGCCACCTTCGACGGCCTGTCGATCGCCTGGGCGACCATCGAGCACCTGCACGAGGTCAACCGCGCCCGCGCGCTGTTCGCCACCCACTACCACGAGCTCACCGCGCTCGCCGAGCGGCTGCCCCGCATCGTCAACGCCACGGTGAAGGTCAAGGAGTGGAAGGGCGACGTCGTGTTCCTGCACGAGATCGTGCCCGGCGCCGCCGACCGCTCCTACGGCATCCAGGTCGCCAAGCTCGCCGGCCTTCCGCCGGCGGTGGTCGAGCGCGCCCGCGCCGTGCTCGCCGAACTCGAGCGCACCGACGGCGGCAAGGCCGCGGCCATCCTCGACGACCTCCCGCTGTTCTCCGCCGCCCGCCGCCGCGCCCCGGCTCCGGCCGCGGCGCCCGACCCGGCCGAGACGGAACTCCTCGCCGCCCTCGACGCGCTCGCGCCCGACGACCTCACCCCGCGCGAGGCGATCGACGCGCTCTACCGCCTCAAGTCCCTCCGCGCCCGAGCGCGGAGGGACTGA
- a CDS encoding SH3 domain-containing protein yields the protein MQTKYGFTAMTVAEFQAWLPTISVTRALARVQEHHTWSPAYVHFNGANHFELQKGMKAHHVGNNGWSDIGQHFTIFPDGVVMTGRPLANTPACIYGRNAGSICIENLGNFDQGHDAMTTAQRDAIVAVTAALLKRFGLGAPDTDNVVYHHWYDLNTGARTNGLSGSTKSCPGTAFFGGNKVPDCQANFLPLVAAAMGVATPPPPVDRYARVTSATLTIRSGPGTANPPVPGVPPAKLGTILRVYEEKSGWLRISASKQEWVSGTYTATVTRRRVTTPDSNGRTGPGTQYPVVTVFQKDEVVFVHETSGGWSRVDFDQVWVSSSLLA from the coding sequence ATGCAGACCAAATACGGTTTCACCGCCATGACGGTGGCGGAGTTCCAGGCGTGGCTGCCGACCATCTCGGTGACGCGGGCTTTGGCACGGGTCCAGGAGCACCACACGTGGAGCCCGGCCTATGTCCATTTCAACGGGGCCAACCACTTCGAACTCCAGAAGGGCATGAAGGCCCATCACGTCGGCAACAACGGCTGGTCCGACATCGGCCAGCACTTCACGATCTTCCCCGACGGCGTCGTGATGACCGGCCGGCCGCTGGCGAACACCCCGGCCTGCATCTACGGTCGAAACGCCGGTTCGATCTGCATCGAGAACCTCGGCAACTTCGACCAGGGCCACGACGCCATGACGACCGCCCAGCGCGACGCCATCGTGGCCGTCACCGCCGCGCTGCTGAAGCGCTTCGGCCTCGGCGCGCCCGACACCGACAACGTCGTCTACCACCACTGGTACGACCTCAACACCGGCGCCCGCACCAACGGGCTGTCGGGCTCGACGAAGTCCTGCCCGGGCACGGCCTTCTTCGGCGGCAACAAGGTGCCCGACTGCCAGGCCAACTTCCTGCCGCTGGTCGCCGCCGCGATGGGGGTGGCGACGCCGCCGCCGCCCGTGGACCGCTACGCCCGCGTCACGTCGGCGACGCTGACGATCCGCTCCGGACCGGGAACGGCCAACCCGCCGGTTCCGGGCGTCCCGCCCGCCAAGCTCGGCACCATCCTCAGGGTGTACGAGGAAAAGAGCGGCTGGCTCAGGATCTCGGCGTCGAAGCAGGAATGGGTGTCGGGCACCTACACCGCGACGGTGACGCGGCGGCGCGTCACCACGCCGGACTCCAACGGCCGCACCGGTCCGGGCACGCAGTACCCGGTCGTCACGGTGTTCCAGAAGGACGAGGTCGTGTTCGTCCACGAAACGTCCGGCGGCTGGTCGCGCGTCGACTTCGATCAGGTCTGGGTATCCTCGTCCCTGCTCGCCTGA
- a CDS encoding [protein-PII] uridylyltransferase, with protein sequence MTRAADTGILIDEAAVRAEIAALCAASGGTRRDGRATDPRAGILAVLKRVNAEGREKARLLLVEERHGMRCAERLSAMMDTIIRIVYDHAVERVFKVDNPSSSEHMTLAAVGGYGRGTLGPASDIDLLFLLPYKQTPWGESVVEYVLYMLWDLGLKVGHATRRVDECIRLARSDMTIRTALLEARRIWGDEALFAELRQRFSAEVVKGTGPEFILAKLAERDERHRRQGTSRYLVEPNVKEGKGGLRDLHTLFWIAKYFYETDDTGDLVARGVFSKAEMARFHKCEDFLWAVRCNLHYLTRRPDDRLGFEWQREIAALLGYQGHPGLSPVERFMKHYFLVAKDVGDLTRIFCAALEETHAKPIPVLDRVFGRAGRRRRKSLPDTPQFVVENERLGIADDGVFERDPVDLLRIFHVADKSGLDFHPDALKLITRSLRLVDARLRDDEEANRLFLEILTSRKHAETVLRSMNETGVLGRFIGDFGKVVAMMQFNMYHHYTVDEHTLRAIGILAAIERGEGGGEHPLATDLIRKIQHRRELYVALFLHDIAKGRPEDHSVAGARIARRLCPRFGFTPAETELTAWLVEQHLTMSIVAQSRDLADRKTIRDFAAVVQTIERLKLLLILTVADIRAVGPGVWTGWKGQLLRTLYYETEPFLLGGHSQLSRDQRVAAAKAELGASLADWPAAARERALARHYDPYWMRVDLPVKIAHAELLRKSDEAGRRLATAFTARAFEGVTEITVVAPDHPRLLSTLAGACTAAGANIVDAQIFTTTDGLALDTIMVSREFPADEDELRRAERIAKLIEAALEGRERLPEMIARRVVQQKKPPKAFVLPTEVTIDNDLSEQFTVIEVSSLDRPGLLYELTRSISDLALNIASAHVATFGERAVDVFYVTDLTRQKIQSSAKHTVIRKRILQALDETGEAKAAKKAG encoded by the coding sequence ATGACGAGAGCGGCCGACACGGGCATTCTGATCGACGAGGCGGCGGTGCGCGCCGAGATCGCGGCGCTGTGCGCGGCGAGCGGGGGGACGCGGCGCGACGGCCGGGCGACCGATCCGCGCGCCGGCATCCTCGCCGTCCTGAAGCGCGTCAACGCCGAGGGCCGCGAGAAGGCACGCCTGCTGCTGGTCGAGGAGCGCCACGGCATGCGCTGCGCCGAGCGGCTGTCGGCGATGATGGATACCATCATCCGCATCGTCTACGACCACGCCGTCGAACGCGTCTTCAAGGTCGACAACCCCTCGTCGTCCGAGCACATGACGCTGGCCGCCGTCGGCGGCTACGGCCGTGGCACGCTCGGTCCCGCTTCCGACATCGACCTGTTGTTCCTGCTGCCCTACAAGCAGACGCCCTGGGGCGAGAGCGTCGTCGAATACGTGCTCTACATGCTGTGGGACCTCGGGCTGAAGGTCGGTCACGCCACCCGCCGCGTCGACGAGTGCATCCGCCTCGCCCGCTCCGACATGACGATCCGCACCGCCCTGCTCGAGGCCCGGCGGATCTGGGGCGACGAGGCGCTGTTCGCCGAACTCCGGCAGCGCTTCTCGGCCGAGGTGGTCAAGGGCACCGGGCCCGAGTTCATCCTGGCCAAGCTCGCCGAGCGCGACGAGCGCCACCGCCGCCAGGGCACCTCGCGCTACCTGGTCGAGCCCAACGTCAAGGAGGGCAAGGGCGGCCTGCGCGACCTCCACACCTTGTTCTGGATCGCCAAGTACTTCTACGAGACCGACGACACCGGCGACCTCGTCGCCCGCGGGGTGTTCTCCAAGGCCGAGATGGCGCGCTTCCACAAGTGCGAGGACTTCCTCTGGGCGGTGCGCTGCAACCTCCACTACCTGACCCGCCGCCCGGACGACCGCCTCGGCTTCGAGTGGCAGCGCGAGATCGCCGCGCTGCTCGGCTACCAGGGCCACCCCGGCCTGTCGCCGGTCGAGCGCTTCATGAAGCACTATTTCCTGGTCGCCAAGGACGTCGGCGACCTCACCCGCATCTTCTGCGCCGCCCTCGAGGAGACCCACGCCAAGCCGATCCCGGTGCTCGACCGCGTGTTCGGCCGCGCCGGCCGGCGCCGGCGCAAGTCGTTGCCGGACACGCCGCAGTTCGTGGTCGAGAACGAGCGGCTCGGCATCGCCGACGACGGCGTGTTCGAGCGCGACCCGGTCGACCTGCTGCGCATCTTCCACGTCGCCGACAAGTCCGGCCTCGACTTCCACCCGGACGCGCTGAAGCTGATCACCCGTTCGCTGCGCCTCGTCGACGCGCGCCTGCGCGACGACGAGGAAGCCAACCGGCTGTTCCTGGAGATCCTGACGTCGCGCAAGCACGCCGAGACCGTGCTGCGCTCCATGAACGAGACCGGCGTGCTCGGCCGCTTCATCGGCGACTTCGGCAAGGTCGTCGCGATGATGCAGTTCAACATGTACCACCACTACACGGTGGACGAGCACACGCTGCGCGCCATCGGCATCCTCGCGGCGATCGAGCGCGGCGAGGGCGGCGGCGAGCACCCGCTCGCCACCGACCTGATCCGCAAGATCCAGCACCGCAGGGAACTCTACGTCGCGCTGTTCCTGCACGACATCGCCAAGGGCCGCCCCGAGGACCACTCGGTCGCCGGCGCCCGGATCGCCCGCCGGCTCTGCCCGCGCTTCGGCTTCACACCGGCCGAGACCGAACTGACCGCCTGGCTGGTCGAGCAGCACCTCACCATGTCGATCGTGGCGCAGTCGCGCGACCTCGCCGACCGCAAGACCATCCGCGACTTCGCCGCCGTGGTGCAGACGATCGAGCGGCTGAAGCTCCTGCTGATCCTCACCGTCGCCGACATCCGCGCCGTCGGACCGGGGGTGTGGACCGGCTGGAAGGGCCAGCTGCTGCGCACGCTCTACTACGAGACCGAGCCCTTCCTGCTCGGCGGCCACTCGCAGCTCTCGCGCGACCAGCGCGTCGCCGCCGCCAAGGCCGAACTCGGCGCCAGCCTCGCCGACTGGCCGGCGGCCGCGCGCGAGCGTGCGCTCGCCCGCCACTACGACCCCTACTGGATGCGGGTCGACCTGCCGGTCAAGATCGCCCACGCCGAACTCCTGCGGAAGAGCGACGAGGCCGGCCGCCGCCTCGCCACCGCCTTCACCGCCCGCGCCTTCGAGGGCGTCACCGAGATCACCGTGGTCGCCCCCGACCACCCGCGCCTCCTGTCGACGCTCGCCGGCGCCTGCACCGCCGCCGGCGCCAACATCGTCGACGCCCAGATCTTCACCACCACCGACGGCCTCGCCCTCGACACCATCATGGTCAGCCGCGAGTTCCCGGCCGACGAGGACGAACTGCGCCGCGCCGAGCGCATCGCCAAGCTGATCGAGGCCGCCCTCGAGGGCCGCGAGCGCCTGCCCGAGATGATCGCGCGCCGCGTCGTCCAGCAGAAGAAGCCGCCGAAGGCCTTCGTACTGCCGACCGAGGTGACGATCGACAACGACCTCTCCGAGCAGTTCACGGTGATCGAGGTGTCGAGCCTCGACCGGCCGGGCCTGCTCTACGAGCTGACGCGCTCGATCTCCGACCTCGCGCTCAACATCGCCTCGGCCCACGTCGCGACCTTCGGCGAGCGGGCGGTCGACGTCTTCTACGTCACCGACCTCACCCGCCAGAAGATCCAGTCGAGCGCCAAGCACACCGTCATCCGCAAGCGCATCCTCCAGGCGCTCGACGAGACCGGCGAGGCCAAGGCCGCGAAGAAGGCGGGGTGA